The Candidatus Zixiibacteriota bacterium genomic interval GGCATTATGCCCAAGAAAATGGCCGACTACCTGTTTACGATGGCGGTCAACAATTTCTCCGGCACCTGCACATTTGCCCAGTACGCGCTTATCGAGGCTTTAACCGGGCCGCAGGGCTCGGTGCAGAAGATGGTGGCCGAGTTCCATCGCCGCCGCGATGTCATTGTCGAGGGTCTCAACAAGATGGAAGGTATAAGCTGTCTTAATCCGGTCGGGGCGTTTTACGTATTCCCGAATATCACCAAAACCGGTCTGACCTCGCAGCAGTTCGCCGATCTGATGCTTCAGGAGGCTGGCGTAGCCATATTGGCCGGCACCTGCTTTGGGTCCAACGGTGAAGGATATGTACGGTTTTCGTATGCCAATTCCGTTGAGAACATTCAGGAAGCCCTTAATCGCATCTGGAAGACACTTGCAGGGGTCAAGCAGGCGACATAGCGGACATCGACAACAATCGACTTTCAGCGACCGGGGCATTCGCCCCGGTTTTTTGCTGTAACAAGATGTCCTGTTATAGCTTGAACGAATTTGGGTTCGTTTCATTAATTTCCGTATCCAATGTTCGCTTATGGTAGGCTCATGCCGTGGCGTGAGCCTACCAAATTAAAATATCCGGTCGTTTCTAATAAGACTTCGGGAAGGATTCTGCCGCAAATTTGTATTAAATTTGAGACGTGGTGATCCGTGCTGTGGTTGACAGAATAGATAAGTTGGTTTATGCTATAAGCATACACAACTCGACAGAAGCAACTCGGCATTATTGGGTTTCACCATTTCTTCTGGAGGGATAGAGAAGATCTCAACCACTTATCGATGAGGGAGTCTAATGAAACGGTTAGTGCTACTAGTTACGCTCGGCTGTCTGGTTCTGCCGCTCGTTTCGATGGCTGACGGTCCCGTGGAGAATGAGCCGGGGGCGGTTTTCACGGGCGTATACTCGGATTCGGGAGTTGATGAGAACAACGATGGCTATTTTGATTATCTGTTAGTCTCAGTAGAGGTAGATGTTGCCGTTGCCGGGGAATATGTTGTGAGCGGGCTTTTGATGGATGAGATGGGCCGCGAGATATGTTGGCGGGCCAGTTATGCTAACTCATGGGTAACATCGACGGCAAGAGAGTGCGGGGAAGGCACTCACGCATTCGGCGTCAGATTTGGTGGTGAGGATATTCGCAAATCACAGGCGGATGGAATTTATCAGACTCGGCTCATGCTCGGGGGAGGTTCGGAAGATGTTTTGGAAGTGATAACAACACCTTATACCCATACCGAATTTCGCGAGATGCCGTTCGAGATACTGGATTTGGTGTCGCATCAGGGGGTCGATACAAACGGGGACGGGCTTTTTGAGTTGATTGAAACCAGAGTTGAAGTGAGTGTCTTTCGCTCCGGTCTTTATGATATGCTCGGGCGTTTGTATGGCAGAGGAATCTTTTCCGAGCCGGTTTCGTTCTCAGATTCACTTGTCGTGGGTATGGACACACTCAAGTTTGAGCTCCCTGTTCGTAGAAGTGAAGCGGGGAAGATTGAGGGCGCCCTGACCTTCGACTTGAAATTCGACAATCGGAGAGAACTTTTTGGGGGACAAAGAGAATACCAATTGTGTGGCTATAGCTCAAGCCATTTCGAGCCCTAACCTGCAGGTACGGTTCATATCAAACATCAGCTATATACGTAGCAAATACGTAGTTTCCCCTCATTGTCCGATTTTAACATTCTATTAATTTGAGTTCACAAGATTTGGGAACGTCCTGGCACCGGTAACAACCGGCCGTCGATAAAGCAGGAAGTTGATTCGGCGGCCGGTTTTGTCCCCGGAACTGACGCCGGCTCAGGTTGTAGGTCCCCGGGCCGGGTGGAGCGGCAGGAAGCCGGGCGTTCACCGCCACAAACTGCAAGGGTAGGAGAGACACCGTGATTACACTTCACGAGGTAAAGGTATTTATCCAACAAATGGCAGTGATGAGCAATTACATCATTCAATTGAATCAAATGCTGCCCCAGGTAGTCCAACTGGTCGAGCAAATCGACAGTATCAACGAAGAATTGACCATCGATCGGGACCGGATGACCGCCAAAATGCGCGCTACGGAGGTCCTTGGCGAAATCATCAAAACCCGTGTCTACCAGAATACGCTCGATACTACTCCGGACAGCCCGCACCGTCAGTACTAAACACGATAGTCAGTTTCCGACTGACTCTCTTTTTTATTTGATTACCCGCCCGCGACGGCTTAAAATGAAGCCATGAAATACGGGTGGGTAACCGGCAATCTGGTCGATCTCTGGACTGAGCCCAAATTCAACAGTGAACGTGCCAGTCAGCTCCTGTTCGGCCAGACGGTGAGAATACTTCAGGAAAAAAGCGGCCACTATTTTGTACGGATAGCCGATGGCAACACCGGATGGGTGGACAAGCGCTTTATCGCAGGCGTTTCAAAGGCCGAACACTCCAGATACGAATCACGAATTAATTCTTTCGTGAATTCATCCACCGCTAAACTGTACGATGTAAATCACGGAGAAGGGCAAGCACCGTATTTTCTGTTTTACGGTACCCGCCTGTTCACCCGTTTAACAAAAGAAGGGTTCGCGAGGGTAATTTTGCCCGATAATACTACCCTCGCGATCAAGAAGAACAATCTCGTGCCGATAAACAGGACAAGTGCGCTCAAGGTTACACCGGAAATGGTGGTCTCACAGGCCAAACGATTCCTCGGAGTGCCTTACCTTTGGGGAGGAATTACTACGGCCGGTTTTGATTGCTCCGGCTTGGTGCAGACCGTATTGTCCCGGTTCGGCATCAGCGTGCCGCGGGATACCAAAGACCAGATTACTGTCGGCGAAAAAATAGGCCGTGAGTGTATAAAGACCGGAGATTTGTTGTTCTTTAAAAGACATGTTGGATTCGCTATCGGAAAGGATAAAATAATCCACAGCTCGGTAGGCGGCGGAGGCGTCCGAATCAATGGATTGACACCGGACGGACCGGATTACAGAGAAGACTTGGATCGAGATTTCAATCAGGCAAGGAGACTGGCATGTTTCAGTTAGACACCGTACGTGTTTCCCTACCTCTCAAGCAGAAATTCGTGGTATCCAAAGGCGGCACCGATGTAAAAACGAACCTTCTTACCGTCCTCAACAACCGTTACAACGGTGAAGCCTCGGGTTCGGTCCACTACGGACCATCAATCGATGACATCGAAAAGGATATCAAAAAGGGTATAGAGAAAATTCAGGGTTTCAAGGAAATCACGATCGAGACCCTCGAGGACGTCAGCAATTTCAAGATCAACCCGATTGCCCGCTCGGCGCTGGTTGCGATGCTTTTGAATTACATCTCCGGCGAAACGAGGCGCTATCCGTGGGAAGTTTTGGCGCTCGGTTCACCGGTGGGCATCAAAAGCTCCATTACCATCAGTATCGATAAACCCTCGGAGATGATCGATGCGCTCGAGAGAAGCGACTATCCGATAATTAAGCTCAAGATGGGCAACGAGGAAGATATTATGCTCCTCGATGCCATCGATAAGGTCAGGGGCAAGGAGATCAGGGTCGATGTAAACGGGGCGTGGTCGTGCGCCAAAGCCGAGGAAATGATCTTCCATCTCTCCAGGAAAGGCGTTAAAATCATCGAACAGCCGACGGACACGGCATTTGTTCAGGAATGGCCGCACCTCAAGGGCAAAGCGACCGAGGTGGAACTGGTGCTTGACGAAGGATTGAACACTTCGGAAGATTACAGCGATATGGCCGAGTATGTCGACGGAATAAATATCAAGATGGAAAAGTGTGGCGGCATCCTCGAGGCTGTCAGAATCGCCGATAAGGCCCAGGCGGACAAGAAGAAAGTCATGCTCGGGTGCATGGTCGAGTCTTCGGTCGGAATCGCCCAGTCGGTTTACATGTCGTCAAAGGCGGATTATTTTGACCTTGACGGACCGCTGCTTTTGCAGGATGATATCGCAGATGGGATCAAATACGACAGGGAGTCAATTGAGGTCGACCGTGAGATTATCGGCGGCCCCAAACTTAAACGCGATGTTATGGAGAAGTACATTTCCGGTTAGGCTGCTTATCAGCCTGATCTTATCCGTTGTTGCCGTCTCATCGGTGATGGGTGCATCGCTCAAACCCGACGACATCAACGATGTAAATGCCCAGATAAAAATCATCCATCCCAAGCCGAACCAACTGGTAGCATCGGTTGATTCGGCTTTCATATTGGGGAATGTCCCGGCCGAAAACGATGGCCAGGCCTACAAGCTGTTTATCAACGATCAATTTGTGCCGGTTCATCCCAATGGCGGCTTTATCGCGTTTTTGCCCATCGCCCCCGACACATTCCAGTTTCACCTTGAGGCCTATCTCGTCGAAAAAGACCGCTACAAAGACCTCAATGGAACCAGTTCCAAAAACGACATTCTCTCTATCCATATCCAGCGCGCGCTGACAAAAACCCTTTCTGTTGTGGTGCCGAAACCGATGCAGACACTCCCCATGGATTCAACGGTCTTTGACCGGGAAATCAACCTTCCGTCGGGCGACATAGTGATGACATCAGGCGACAGGTTCAAAGTCGAGTTTCGAGGTACTCCCGGACGAGCGGCATGGTTTGGCATTCCCGGAGTGATTGACTCGGTGCCGATGGCCGAACTGGAACCACAAATGCAACAGTTCTTCGGAGAATCCGTCTTCGGCGCCGGAGGGGTCCCTGAATCGCTTAAGGTGGCGGGGGTGTACTCGGGATTTTATGACATCCCTCCCGGGGTCCAATGCGATACCGTGCGCTTGAATTACTGCCTCGGCCAACTCGGGGTGAGGGAATTGCTGCACAGGTTCTGGCTGCCTCCGTACGAGCATGACGACCGAATGCTGTCGATGCTTCTTTCCATGACTGACACCACGTGCGCGGACACGATCAGTTCCTACCGGGTGTCCATCAACGGCCCCGATTACCCGTTCACTGTCCGCTTCATGGATTCAGTACAGATTATCCGGTACGCGCCGCGCATGGGGTATTTCGCCATATTTCAGCCAAAAGGAGTGGAAGCACTGGCCGTGGGAGCCGAGGCAGACTGGTACAGGATTCAACTGTCAAAAACGCAGTTCGCCTGGGTACAAAAAAACTCCGTTGAGATTCTCCCCAAGGGTATCCTTCCGCCGTCATCCTATCTTGCCTCGGTGAGAACTTATGATTCGACCGGCAGCCTTCTGTTCGAATTTCCGCTGACAGGTAAACACCCGTTTCGGGTGTTCGAGGATGACCCCAAAACATTGCGGATACAGTTGTTCGGGGTTACATCAAACACCGACTGGATCCGTTACGATTTTGCCGACACTCTGGTGGATATCGCTACCTGGTCGCAACCCGAAAATGGCGTCTACGAATTCAAGATTCATCTGCGCCACGATATCTGGGGATACGATACTTTTTACAGGGGAAACACATTCTATTTCCAACTCAACAAGGCTCCTGAAGATCTTAATGATATTGAAGATAAGATAATCGTGATAGACCCCGGTCATTCCAAAGACTCCGGCGCGATCGGTCCCACTGGTTACACCGAAGCGGAGGCGAATCTGGCCATTGCCCTGAAAGTGGCCGAGAAGCTCCAATCAAGAGGCGCCATTGTCGTTCTTACCCGCGAAGATATGAGCGACCTTCCGCTTTACGACCGACCCACCATCGCGAAAATCGTGGATGCCGACCTGTTCGTATCGATTCATAACAACGCCCTGCCGGACCGCATCAATCCTTTCCAGAACAATGGTTCATCGACATATTACTATCATCCCCATTCAATCGGGCTGGCGCGCGCCATACAAAAGGCACTGGTGCCGAAAACCGAGTTAAGAGATTTTGGCCTTTATCATGGCAACCTGGCGGTGAATCGCCCGACTCAGTACCCGGCGGTGCTGGTGGAATGTGCTTTCATGATTTTACCGGAGCAGGAGGCATTGCTCAAGACCGACAAATTCCGCGAGCGAATAGCCGAGGCAATAACGGATGGTATTGAAGAGTTTCTAAAGGAAGCGCACAATGTCCGCAAATGATTCCAAAACCGTTTCCACGAAAAAGAAACAGCCGATGTGGCTGGTTTATGTCGCTTTGCTTCTTGGCGGGGCGATACTGCTCGCCGACGCCTATAATGTCACGCAACTCGACCGGTGGACCGCCCGACTCGGTTTGTCACTGGTCTATACGGCATTGGCTCTTTTCGTGGGGAATGGCCGTACGGTCGGTTTTGTAGCTGTTGCTATTGTCTGGCTGGCGGTCATAGCCTCTTATATTCTCTGAGAACTACGTATTAGAGATATAACCATTCAAAATACAGGGGGATGAGTTATGCCCAAAACATTGAGCTTATTGTTGATAATCGTCCTATTTGCGGGCGGAGTATGCGCCGGAGATAACGATGTGGTAACGCCGCTTCATCCGGTAAATACCTACTCGATAGTGGCGTACGATTCGACCACCGGGCAGTTCGGGGCGGCGGTGCAGTCGCACTGGTTCAAGGTCGGCGATGTTATCTGGCTGGAGCCGGGGGTGGGGGCGGTAGCGACCCAGTCACTGGTGGAATTTTCCTACGGTCCCCTCGGACTGGAAATGATGAAAAACGGCAAGTCGGCCAAACAGGCTCTCAAGGGCCTGCTTGCCTCAGACCCGCAGAATGCCGTCAGGCAGGTGGCCATGATCGATGCTAATGGAGTTATTGCGACACACACCGGCGACAAGTGTATCGCCGAAGCAGGGCACAAAATTGGCGGGAACTACTCCGTGCAGGCTAACCTGATGGAGAAAAACACCGTCTGGGATGCTATGGCAAGAGCATTCGAAACAACCGAGGGAGACC includes:
- a CDS encoding NlpC/P60 family protein; protein product: MKYGWVTGNLVDLWTEPKFNSERASQLLFGQTVRILQEKSGHYFVRIADGNTGWVDKRFIAGVSKAEHSRYESRINSFVNSSTAKLYDVNHGEGQAPYFLFYGTRLFTRLTKEGFARVILPDNTTLAIKKNNLVPINRTSALKVTPEMVVSQAKRFLGVPYLWGGITTAGFDCSGLVQTVLSRFGISVPRDTKDQITVGEKIGRECIKTGDLLFFKRHVGFAIGKDKIIHSSVGGGGVRINGLTPDGPDYREDLDRDFNQARRLACFS
- a CDS encoding enolase C-terminal domain-like protein, with amino-acid sequence MFQLDTVRVSLPLKQKFVVSKGGTDVKTNLLTVLNNRYNGEASGSVHYGPSIDDIEKDIKKGIEKIQGFKEITIETLEDVSNFKINPIARSALVAMLLNYISGETRRYPWEVLALGSPVGIKSSITISIDKPSEMIDALERSDYPIIKLKMGNEEDIMLLDAIDKVRGKEIRVDVNGAWSCAKAEEMIFHLSRKGVKIIEQPTDTAFVQEWPHLKGKATEVELVLDEGLNTSEDYSDMAEYVDGINIKMEKCGGILEAVRIADKAQADKKKVMLGCMVESSVGIAQSVYMSSKADYFDLDGPLLLQDDIADGIKYDRESIEVDREIIGGPKLKRDVMEKYISG
- a CDS encoding N-acetylmuramoyl-L-alanine amidase, with protein sequence MLWRSTFPVRLLISLILSVVAVSSVMGASLKPDDINDVNAQIKIIHPKPNQLVASVDSAFILGNVPAENDGQAYKLFINDQFVPVHPNGGFIAFLPIAPDTFQFHLEAYLVEKDRYKDLNGTSSKNDILSIHIQRALTKTLSVVVPKPMQTLPMDSTVFDREINLPSGDIVMTSGDRFKVEFRGTPGRAAWFGIPGVIDSVPMAELEPQMQQFFGESVFGAGGVPESLKVAGVYSGFYDIPPGVQCDTVRLNYCLGQLGVRELLHRFWLPPYEHDDRMLSMLLSMTDTTCADTISSYRVSINGPDYPFTVRFMDSVQIIRYAPRMGYFAIFQPKGVEALAVGAEADWYRIQLSKTQFAWVQKNSVEILPKGILPPSSYLASVRTYDSTGSLLFEFPLTGKHPFRVFEDDPKTLRIQLFGVTSNTDWIRYDFADTLVDIATWSQPENGVYEFKIHLRHDIWGYDTFYRGNTFYFQLNKAPEDLNDIEDKIIVIDPGHSKDSGAIGPTGYTEAEANLAIALKVAEKLQSRGAIVVLTREDMSDLPLYDRPTIAKIVDADLFVSIHNNALPDRINPFQNNGSSTYYYHPHSIGLARAIQKALVPKTELRDFGLYHGNLAVNRPTQYPAVLVECAFMILPEQEALLKTDKFRERIAEAITDGIEEFLKEAHNVRK
- a CDS encoding DUF1028 domain-containing protein; translation: MPKTLSLLLIIVLFAGGVCAGDNDVVTPLHPVNTYSIVAYDSTTGQFGAAVQSHWFKVGDVIWLEPGVGAVATQSLVEFSYGPLGLEMMKNGKSAKQALKGLLASDPQNAVRQVAMIDANGVIATHTGDKCIAEAGHKIGGNYSVQANLMEKNTVWDAMARAFETTEGDLADKMMAALEAAQAEGGDIRGKQSAAMVVVSGEPTGRPWVDRLVDIRVDDSPEPLKELRRLLNITRAYDHMNKGDEYIAVNDFDNANKEYAKAAEMAPGNAEIMFWHAATLVTAGELERSLPLFKKVFAMDENWRILVPRLVKADLLPNDDTIISKILAQ